The proteins below come from a single Thermotoga sp. KOL6 genomic window:
- a CDS encoding rod shape-determining protein, which produces MPKGDIGIDLGTASIIVYKRGEGIVLHEPSVVAISEKTGEIVAIGEEAKKMLGKTPEGLKAIRPMKDGVIADYKTIEAIIRTFLKRIVGRFSFVKPSLIIGVPTKITEVEKRAVFEAGLNAGAKRVHIVSEPIAAAIGAGIDVMASEGNMVVDIGGGTTDIAVISLGGIVVGESVRMAGDAMDEAIVKFIRKKYGLIIGESTAEEIKKRIGKTHPSFEDYEIEIKGRDVVTGLPRTDRVSSEDVREAIEPIIDSLLTKIKNVLEKTPPELSADIINNGIHLTGGGALLRGLDRTIYDEIHVKTIVAEDPITCVARGTGLLLEDEKLLKTVCETFSR; this is translated from the coding sequence ATGCCGAAAGGAGACATCGGTATAGACTTAGGTACGGCCTCCATAATTGTCTACAAAAGAGGAGAAGGAATAGTCCTGCATGAACCATCTGTCGTTGCAATTTCGGAGAAAACGGGTGAGATAGTCGCGATAGGAGAGGAAGCAAAGAAAATGCTCGGTAAAACTCCGGAGGGTTTGAAGGCAATAAGGCCCATGAAAGATGGTGTTATAGCTGATTACAAGACAATAGAAGCGATCATAAGGACATTTTTGAAACGCATAGTAGGTAGGTTCAGCTTTGTGAAACCTTCTCTCATTATAGGCGTTCCAACGAAAATTACCGAAGTGGAAAAAAGAGCAGTTTTTGAAGCAGGACTCAACGCTGGGGCGAAAAGAGTGCACATAGTTTCCGAACCTATAGCGGCTGCAATTGGTGCGGGAATAGATGTCATGGCTTCTGAAGGTAACATGGTGGTTGACATAGGTGGAGGAACCACGGATATAGCAGTGATAAGTCTCGGTGGAATTGTTGTGGGAGAATCTGTGAGAATGGCTGGAGATGCCATGGACGAAGCCATCGTAAAATTCATCAGGAAAAAATACGGTCTTATCATAGGCGAATCCACAGCGGAAGAAATAAAGAAGAGAATAGGAAAAACACATCCTTCTTTCGAAGATTATGAGATAGAGATAAAAGGGAGAGACGTGGTAACGGGGCTCCCAAGAACAGACCGAGTGAGCTCAGAAGATGTAAGAGAGGCTATAGAACCCATTATTGATTCTCTTCTGACAAAGATAAAAAATGTTTTAGAAAAAACTCCCCCAGAACTTTCGGCGGACATTATAAACAACGGAATACACCTCACAGGTGGTGGAGCTCTTCTCAGAGGATTGGATAGAACCATTTACGATGAAATACATGTTAAGACGATAGTTGCGGAAGATCCCATAACCTGTGTTGCCAGGGGAACAGGACTTCTTCTGGAAGACGAAAAATTGCTGAAAACTGTCTGTGAAACTTTCTCGAGGTGA
- a CDS encoding RuvX/YqgF family protein, which translates to MIVAVDYGEKKCGVAYGQFLPRESVVVPTGRLKDFIKKLRPEKIAFGLPLSMSGRYSQQTFKTIQVAIKFSKEYETYLCDERLTTKIATKISKRDDAVSAALIFQLFVENPLSCVKVEDRREKVDITVGNAVYERVLLYEFPDPSLRIEAKEIYVVTRDPVLAYFYYEKGYFVERSIPNKKYDLVLSGKNCGELVNYTTERGKLVCL; encoded by the coding sequence GTGATAGTTGCTGTAGATTACGGAGAAAAAAAGTGTGGAGTGGCTTATGGTCAGTTTCTTCCGAGGGAAAGTGTTGTGGTTCCGACAGGTCGGCTTAAAGATTTTATAAAAAAGCTGCGCCCAGAAAAAATTGCTTTCGGATTGCCTTTATCAATGAGTGGACGGTATTCGCAGCAGACTTTCAAAACGATCCAGGTTGCTATTAAATTCTCCAAGGAGTATGAAACGTATTTATGCGATGAAAGGTTGACCACCAAGATTGCCACTAAGATCTCGAAGAGGGACGACGCAGTGAGTGCGGCTCTCATATTTCAATTGTTCGTGGAGAATCCTCTCAGTTGTGTAAAGGTTGAAGATAGAAGAGAGAAGGTAGATATAACTGTTGGCAACGCAGTTTATGAAAGAGTTCTTCTTTATGAGTTTCCTGATCCTTCTTTGAGGATAGAGGCGAAAGAAATTTATGTAGTGACTCGAGATCCTGTATTGGCTTATTTCTACTATGAAAAAGGATACTTCGTTGAGAGAAGTATTCCCAATAAGAAGTATGATCTAGTTCTTTCAGGGAAAAACTGTGGTGAATTGGTGAATTATACAACTGAAAGAGGAAAACTGGTGTGCCTGTAG
- the recJ gene encoding single-stranded-DNA-specific exonuclease RecJ, giving the protein MKKWELSQPNEGAVKRISQHFGLTEIAARILVNRGIDTEEAVESFLFIDESHQHDPFLFKDMEKAVEILLKARAEKSRVLIHGDYDVDGITSAAILKEFLEENGWLVDVYIPHRIEEGYGVQPENITAFREENVSYLVTVDCGITAFESIALAKDLGMKVIVTDHHEVNNEVPPADAVVNPKVPGEKYPFRDLAGVGVTYKLVQALARVIKYSGVEKFLELVALGTVADMVSLLDENRYFVKKGIELLKETRRIGLRKLLERLGLKGLTSHDISYKVAPRLNAAGRMGSAIDAFKLLTMTDPIRANDVVDRLMELNNIRRKTEREIYREAVEIIEANDLWKEPIIVVAKENWHLGVIGIVAAKLANRYEKPVAVVSLSDEFAKGSIRSYNGYDIMSVFSDQTLEIFDEIGGHASAAGFTLRREQLNVFREHVKNLVLEEREEKVIVDAEIKIEDINGQFVNDIGRLMPFGQGNPEPVLLFSDLIIEKIHFFGEENSNVILHLRNGEKKLEIVGYGFKNLADSFSTLPVCPTKGNVVVNVRPMGGSLHYYLVSLEVKPSFHVKNKAVENILRGSRKRTVVKVPYPSKTKFLLSVKEEVGGRLAVVSLTNAAAQNVSGCLTRYSTTKLPGFVNSTLSKNRESEIVVLTLMGFLKHLPLDDFNLFVISEFQDFVSFARNEQVQRFLDIVERYPEKFVLISSMNTLELETFLKGTGYEALEFRTDELEEFFISDQRGSFSLESLKEYSGFSVVVSEKKLVPVVYSKLGRNVLVYYGGMDLEKKMKVIGMIENGSVQKAILTSNSDGLPTYIKGDIFFYDFPLSIYEVIDLLRKGAVINLCYSNQSIEKRRDELSKLFPSRDKLMEIILSVKNIKELEEFLENSGIKGRVLKGIYEKLLEDMGLDLKTWSYKGSDNVPWRVIEGEIEKTMFENTVRILTKDLKELFSFFKSKVVR; this is encoded by the coding sequence ATGAAAAAGTGGGAACTCTCACAACCCAATGAAGGAGCTGTGAAGAGGATTTCACAGCATTTTGGTCTCACCGAAATAGCGGCCAGAATACTGGTGAATCGCGGAATCGATACTGAAGAAGCTGTTGAATCCTTTCTGTTTATAGACGAGTCGCATCAGCATGATCCCTTCCTTTTCAAGGACATGGAAAAAGCTGTGGAAATCTTGCTCAAGGCTCGTGCAGAAAAATCTCGTGTGTTGATTCATGGTGACTACGATGTAGACGGAATAACATCCGCAGCGATATTGAAAGAGTTTCTTGAAGAGAACGGTTGGTTGGTTGATGTTTACATTCCGCACCGTATAGAAGAGGGATACGGTGTCCAACCAGAAAACATTACCGCTTTTAGAGAAGAAAATGTATCTTATTTGGTAACCGTCGATTGTGGTATCACTGCTTTCGAGTCCATCGCCCTTGCAAAGGATCTTGGTATGAAAGTGATCGTAACAGATCACCACGAAGTGAACAACGAGGTACCCCCAGCCGACGCTGTGGTGAACCCAAAAGTGCCTGGGGAAAAATATCCTTTCAGAGATCTGGCTGGTGTAGGAGTAACTTACAAACTCGTCCAAGCTCTCGCCCGAGTTATAAAGTACTCCGGAGTAGAAAAATTTCTAGAATTAGTGGCTCTGGGAACTGTGGCAGACATGGTTTCCCTGCTGGATGAGAACAGGTATTTCGTGAAAAAAGGCATAGAACTGTTGAAAGAGACGAGACGAATCGGATTGAGAAAGCTCCTTGAAAGGCTCGGTTTGAAAGGGTTGACATCCCATGATATTAGTTACAAAGTGGCTCCTCGGCTTAATGCTGCAGGCCGGATGGGAAGTGCGATAGATGCTTTCAAGTTGTTGACGATGACCGATCCGATAAGGGCAAATGATGTTGTGGATAGATTAATGGAATTGAACAACATTCGGAGAAAAACTGAAAGAGAGATATACAGGGAAGCTGTTGAAATCATCGAGGCAAATGACCTTTGGAAGGAGCCTATCATAGTGGTCGCAAAAGAAAATTGGCATCTTGGAGTTATAGGTATCGTAGCGGCAAAACTGGCAAATCGATATGAAAAACCTGTTGCAGTGGTCTCTTTAAGTGATGAATTTGCAAAAGGATCCATTAGGAGCTACAACGGTTACGATATAATGAGCGTTTTTTCCGATCAGACGTTGGAGATATTCGATGAAATAGGAGGACACGCTTCTGCGGCAGGATTCACTCTCAGGAGAGAGCAACTTAATGTTTTCAGAGAACACGTGAAAAACCTCGTTTTAGAGGAAAGGGAAGAAAAAGTTATAGTTGATGCGGAAATTAAAATTGAGGATATAAACGGGCAGTTTGTCAATGACATAGGACGTCTCATGCCTTTTGGCCAAGGCAATCCAGAGCCTGTTCTTCTCTTCAGTGACTTGATCATAGAAAAGATACACTTTTTCGGTGAAGAGAACAGCAACGTCATCCTTCACTTGAGAAATGGAGAAAAAAAACTGGAGATTGTTGGTTACGGTTTTAAAAATCTAGCGGATAGTTTCTCTACCCTCCCTGTCTGTCCAACGAAGGGCAATGTCGTTGTCAATGTGAGACCCATGGGAGGTAGTCTACACTATTACCTTGTATCTTTGGAAGTGAAACCGAGCTTCCACGTGAAAAATAAAGCAGTAGAAAACATTCTGAGAGGATCCCGAAAAAGGACGGTTGTGAAGGTTCCTTATCCTTCCAAGACTAAATTTCTACTTTCTGTCAAAGAGGAAGTCGGTGGAAGGCTCGCTGTTGTTTCGTTAACAAATGCAGCAGCACAGAACGTATCTGGTTGTTTAACTAGATACAGTACCACAAAGTTACCAGGATTCGTGAATTCCACACTTTCAAAGAACAGAGAAAGCGAAATAGTAGTCTTAACCCTGATGGGGTTCTTGAAGCATCTTCCATTGGATGATTTCAATTTGTTCGTTATTAGTGAATTTCAAGATTTTGTGTCTTTCGCCCGCAACGAACAGGTTCAGAGGTTTTTGGATATTGTGGAAAGATATCCCGAAAAATTTGTCCTGATATCTTCGATGAATACTCTGGAATTGGAAACGTTTTTAAAAGGGACAGGATACGAAGCTTTAGAATTCAGAACCGACGAATTGGAAGAATTTTTCATTTCGGATCAACGTGGTTCTTTTTCTCTTGAGTCTTTGAAAGAATACAGTGGTTTCTCCGTCGTTGTTTCTGAAAAAAAATTAGTGCCGGTGGTTTACTCAAAGCTCGGTAGGAATGTCCTCGTATATTACGGGGGAATGGATTTGGAAAAAAAGATGAAAGTGATAGGTATGATAGAAAACGGTTCCGTTCAAAAGGCAATTCTCACAAGCAACTCTGACGGTCTGCCAACTTACATTAAAGGTGACATATTTTTCTATGATTTCCCTCTCAGTATTTACGAGGTGATCGATCTGCTTAGAAAAGGTGCTGTTATCAACCTTTGTTACTCTAATCAGAGTATAGAAAAACGTAGAGATGAACTGTCAAAGCTTTTTCCCAGTCGAGATAAATTGATGGAAATTATTCTGAGTGTGAAAAACATAAAAGAGTTGGAAGAATTTTTGGAAAATTCTGGGATAAAAGGACGTGTTTTGAAGGGAATTTACGAAAAGCTTCTCGAAGACATGGGATTGGATCTTAAGACGTGGAGCTATAAAGGATCGGATAACGTACCGTGGAGGGTAATAGAAGGTGAAATTGAAAAGACAATGTTCGAAAATACTGTTCGCATTCTTACAAAAGACTTGAAAGAGCTGTTTTCTTTCTTTAAGAGTAAGGTGGTAAGGTGA
- a CDS encoding HD domain-containing protein: MLKKVSRDPIHSEIYLYPLEILVTDTKIVQRLRFLSQLAGATIVYPGATHTRFAHSLGAMHIAGIYARNLFTDPHRIRLVRLAALLHDVGHGPFSHQFDDVVFKKYGYEDGHDEFRNKIVFEKLPEEMIRVFSSYNSRLKQAVEEDIRETFGDLSVEDAFEKLAREIVDVFNGEGTGSVDFNIIQGPLGADRLDFLLRDSYHSGVGHFTPMNVDRVLRNSLVKMKEGKEILCYHVKVIDNIYSILFSRFMMYKNVYFHKTSRAADLMIQEILSRACEILNLKERLENLDEFLELTDYSILKELELKGDAETKKLIERFKTRNLWKMVVERPFSTEGFDPSELSLSAAKSIIDKMVENIENLLKKDEEIEETDRKILEDIRERREDYFRIDTPYKLTIFHPDEFLQNNVFLYDPKIDEVITVDDYVKKYPAYKLMVSNMIQIVRIYVTEDVRETLYKYKIVPEDGRKAVTRW, encoded by the coding sequence ATGTTGAAAAAAGTTTCGAGAGATCCCATTCATTCGGAGATATACCTGTATCCTCTGGAAATACTCGTTACTGATACAAAGATAGTTCAGAGATTGAGGTTTCTTTCCCAACTTGCAGGAGCAACGATCGTATACCCAGGAGCTACCCACACTCGATTCGCCCATTCTCTCGGAGCCATGCACATCGCTGGAATATATGCCAGGAATCTGTTCACCGATCCACATAGAATCAGACTCGTTCGTTTGGCTGCCCTCTTGCATGATGTAGGACACGGTCCTTTCAGCCATCAATTCGACGATGTGGTTTTCAAAAAGTACGGTTATGAAGATGGCCATGATGAATTCAGAAACAAAATCGTTTTCGAAAAGCTTCCAGAAGAAATGATAAGGGTTTTCAGCTCTTACAATTCGCGATTGAAACAAGCAGTAGAAGAGGACATCAGAGAAACTTTTGGAGATCTCTCCGTGGAAGATGCGTTTGAAAAGTTGGCAAGAGAAATAGTGGACGTGTTCAACGGTGAGGGAACAGGGAGCGTAGATTTCAACATCATTCAGGGTCCCCTCGGTGCAGACAGACTCGATTTTCTACTGAGAGACTCTTATCACAGTGGTGTAGGACATTTCACTCCTATGAACGTGGACAGAGTTTTAAGAAACTCGCTCGTTAAAATGAAAGAAGGAAAGGAGATCCTGTGTTATCACGTAAAAGTCATCGACAACATCTACTCCATACTTTTTAGCCGTTTCATGATGTACAAAAACGTATACTTCCACAAGACATCAAGAGCAGCAGATCTCATGATTCAAGAGATTCTCTCACGCGCCTGTGAGATTTTGAATTTGAAAGAACGTTTGGAAAATTTGGACGAATTTTTGGAGTTGACGGATTATTCCATTCTCAAAGAACTGGAATTGAAAGGAGACGCTGAGACCAAAAAACTCATAGAACGCTTTAAAACTCGAAATCTTTGGAAAATGGTAGTCGAACGTCCGTTCTCAACGGAGGGTTTTGATCCATCTGAGTTGAGCCTCTCAGCTGCAAAGAGTATCATAGACAAGATGGTGGAAAACATAGAAAACCTTTTGAAGAAAGACGAAGAAATCGAAGAAACGGATAGAAAGATACTCGAGGACATCCGTGAAAGAAGAGAAGATTATTTCAGAATAGACACACCTTACAAGCTCACGATCTTCCATCCGGATGAATTCCTACAAAACAACGTCTTTCTTTACGATCCAAAAATTGACGAAGTGATCACTGTAGACGATTACGTGAAAAAATACCCTGCTTATAAGCTCATGGTGAGTAACATGATACAGATCGTCAGGATCTATGTCACAGAAGACGTTCGAGAGACACTATACAAATATAAAATCGTACCCGAAGATGGAAGAAAGGCGGTTACGAGATGGTGA
- a CDS encoding nucleoside-diphosphate sugar epimerase/dehydratase, with the protein MVNARKFVLFLLDVGLTLFSGVIALFARFGFDFQEMSRYNESILVYTLIASVIYILNRNYSVVWEYANARDFLLLIRGSVASYIANLVFFYFYRSIILPRSVGFATFLGSMVLIVLSRITWQWLILNRRKKKTGEKRILIIGAGDAGVSILEEFEKHPHLGKVIAFVDDSPRKIGRRVRGIPVFGPVDRIMDLVEQFVIDEVIVAIPSATKQQMERILEKIDLKRVKVKTLPSIRELMEEKVKLSHLKEISIEDLLGREEVKVNIREIENFLKGKRVLVTGAGGSIGFELCKQIAKIDPEEIILLGHGENSIYLIDEFLNENFPNLKRKRIIADVAERKILEYWLSKLTPEIVFHAAAHKHVHLMEENPLEAFRVNTLGTINLIELSKKTGVKHFVFISTDKAVNPSSVMGLTKRISELYILSQNNTRTRFSIVRFGNVLGSRGSVVEKFKRQIEKGGPVTVTDPRMKRYFMSIPEAVSLILQSLLYSSGKDLFILDMGEQIPIVKLAETMIMLSGFIPHQDVKIVFTGSRPGEKIYEELTYPYEKKEPTPHPKIFKVLSEKDFSEKEVRASIERMKNAYERMDMERLFEEMKKLVPEARINAGIFG; encoded by the coding sequence ATGGTGAATGCGAGGAAATTCGTGTTGTTTCTTTTGGATGTTGGTTTGACTCTCTTTTCTGGTGTGATCGCTCTTTTCGCAAGGTTTGGTTTTGATTTCCAGGAAATGAGTCGTTACAACGAATCAATTCTCGTGTACACTCTCATTGCCTCTGTCATCTATATCTTGAACAGAAATTATTCTGTTGTGTGGGAATACGCGAATGCTAGAGATTTCCTCCTTCTCATAAGGGGAAGTGTCGCCTCATACATTGCAAATCTCGTCTTTTTCTATTTCTATCGGAGTATCATCCTTCCACGTTCGGTGGGGTTTGCTACCTTCTTAGGTTCAATGGTTCTTATCGTCCTGAGCAGAATAACATGGCAATGGTTGATTTTGAACAGAAGGAAGAAAAAAACCGGTGAAAAGAGGATATTGATCATTGGAGCAGGTGACGCCGGGGTATCTATATTAGAAGAGTTTGAGAAACATCCACACCTCGGAAAAGTGATTGCCTTCGTAGATGACTCTCCGAGAAAAATCGGGAGAAGGGTGAGAGGAATCCCTGTTTTCGGACCTGTAGACAGAATCATGGATCTGGTAGAACAATTCGTCATAGACGAAGTAATTGTGGCCATTCCTTCTGCAACCAAGCAACAGATGGAGCGTATTTTGGAAAAAATAGACCTGAAAAGAGTAAAAGTGAAAACGTTACCGAGCATAAGAGAACTTATGGAGGAAAAAGTAAAGCTTTCACACTTGAAAGAAATCTCGATAGAAGATCTCTTAGGAAGAGAGGAAGTGAAAGTCAATATCCGTGAGATAGAAAATTTCTTGAAAGGAAAAAGAGTTCTGGTCACCGGAGCCGGTGGAAGTATAGGATTCGAACTCTGCAAACAAATAGCAAAGATCGATCCAGAAGAGATAATTCTTTTAGGACACGGTGAAAACAGCATTTACCTTATAGACGAGTTCCTCAACGAAAACTTTCCCAATCTGAAAAGAAAAAGGATAATAGCGGATGTTGCTGAAAGAAAAATCTTAGAATATTGGTTGTCTAAGCTGACTCCCGAGATTGTATTCCACGCAGCGGCTCACAAACACGTTCATCTGATGGAAGAAAATCCTTTAGAGGCTTTCCGAGTAAACACTCTTGGAACGATAAATCTCATAGAACTTTCAAAAAAGACGGGTGTGAAGCACTTCGTTTTCATCTCTACGGACAAGGCAGTGAATCCTTCCTCGGTAATGGGACTCACGAAAAGAATTTCGGAACTATACATCCTATCACAAAACAACACCAGAACAAGATTCTCTATAGTCAGATTCGGAAATGTACTTGGAAGCCGCGGTAGTGTGGTGGAGAAATTCAAGCGTCAAATAGAAAAAGGTGGTCCTGTAACTGTAACAGATCCGAGAATGAAACGTTACTTCATGTCCATTCCAGAAGCGGTTTCTCTCATCCTCCAATCTTTACTCTATTCGTCGGGAAAAGACCTGTTCATACTCGATATGGGAGAGCAGATTCCAATCGTCAAACTCGCGGAAACGATGATCATGCTTTCCGGATTCATTCCTCATCAAGATGTAAAAATTGTATTCACAGGCTCTAGACCAGGAGAAAAGATTTACGAAGAACTCACCTACCCTTATGAAAAGAAAGAACCCACTCCTCATCCTAAGATCTTCAAAGTGCTTTCTGAGAAGGACTTTTCAGAAAAAGAAGTTCGAGCTTCAATTGAAAGGATGAAAAATGCTTACGAAAGGATGGACATGGAAAGGCTTTTCGAAGAGATGAAGAAGCTCGTTCCGGAGGCAAGAATAAATGCTGGAATTTTTGGTTAG
- a CDS encoding glycosyltransferase family 4 protein: protein MLEFLVSFFGTFTLFLIGKRTGFLDHPSSRKLHESAVPPVGGIAIFLTLLVFGRDNPVFVYSIPMFVLGILDDIFDLSYKVKLTATAFVSLWYVLSVPLETYIFGTKVPQILLLIWILGMVNAFNVIDGIDGLMGGISFLMALLLGEKSLAFSILGFIPMNLPPAKVFLGNNGSFFLGTFLSLASFQFFDGDIGFATLFLGLPFYEIVFSFLRRAWKRKNPFSPDKFHTHHVFCRRLGKWGSFITLLSISAFFNLLGLSEKFQTFFLYLVICIILFFTYSLFQSDYRGFDL from the coding sequence ATGCTGGAATTTTTGGTTAGTTTTTTTGGAACTTTCACTCTGTTCTTGATAGGAAAAAGGACAGGCTTTCTCGATCATCCTTCCTCCAGAAAATTACACGAAAGCGCTGTCCCGCCGGTTGGTGGTATTGCTATTTTCCTGACGTTACTGGTTTTTGGAAGGGACAATCCTGTTTTTGTCTACTCGATTCCCATGTTTGTTCTTGGAATACTGGACGATATCTTCGATCTTTCGTACAAGGTAAAACTCACTGCCACCGCTTTCGTTTCTCTTTGGTATGTTCTTTCCGTGCCACTCGAAACATACATTTTTGGTACAAAGGTTCCCCAAATTCTTCTCCTCATTTGGATTCTTGGAATGGTGAACGCCTTCAATGTCATAGACGGAATAGACGGTTTGATGGGAGGGATATCTTTCCTGATGGCTCTTTTGCTAGGGGAAAAGAGCCTTGCTTTTTCCATCTTGGGGTTCATCCCTATGAATCTTCCACCAGCAAAAGTGTTCCTCGGAAACAACGGGTCTTTTTTTCTCGGTACCTTCCTTTCATTGGCAAGCTTCCAGTTCTTTGACGGAGACATTGGATTCGCAACGCTTTTCCTTGGTCTTCCCTTTTATGAAATAGTTTTCAGTTTTTTAAGAAGAGCCTGGAAAAGGAAAAATCCTTTTTCACCAGATAAATTTCACACCCATCATGTGTTTTGTCGAAGACTTGGAAAGTGGGGCTCTTTTATTACTCTTCTCTCGATTTCTGCTTTCTTCAATCTCCTTGGGTTATCCGAGAAGTTCCAGACCTTCTTCCTTTACTTGGTGATCTGTATTATCCTCTTTTTCACTTACAGCCTGTTTCAAAGCGACTATCGCGGTTTCGATCTGTGA
- a CDS encoding DUF1385 domain-containing protein, translating into MKVGGQAVIEGVLMIAKRVSLAVRKTSGEIVVKDLGSVRFPKWARVPFLRGFYSLFISLYFGIKALNLSSEISSGEEMKSSEKFFSLILAIGLAVGLFVVAPIFLTNFLIKKEDEFLYSIVEGFIRLGLFLLYVWIISLFKDVKRVFQYHGAEHMTIHAYEHGEELTVENVRKYSTVHPRCGTNFVMIFLIVAIVLLSVFGALIELSVWTRIISRLILLPFAAGISYEFLKLAAFFEGKGWIKVLYFPGYLLQYLTTAKPDDSQIETAIVALKQAVSEKEDNTDHQVKEEGLELLG; encoded by the coding sequence GTGAAAGTAGGTGGACAGGCGGTTATTGAAGGAGTTCTCATGATAGCGAAGAGAGTATCTCTGGCTGTTAGGAAAACCTCTGGGGAGATTGTGGTAAAGGATTTGGGAAGTGTAAGATTCCCAAAATGGGCAAGGGTCCCTTTTTTGAGAGGTTTTTATTCTCTTTTCATCTCCTTGTATTTTGGAATAAAGGCTCTCAACCTTTCCTCAGAGATCTCTTCGGGTGAAGAGATGAAAAGCAGTGAGAAATTTTTCTCTTTGATTTTGGCGATTGGACTCGCTGTGGGTCTTTTTGTCGTAGCGCCTATTTTCCTGACAAATTTTCTGATTAAAAAGGAAGATGAGTTTCTTTATTCGATCGTCGAGGGATTTATTAGGTTAGGTCTCTTCCTTCTCTATGTTTGGATTATCTCTCTTTTCAAAGACGTGAAGAGGGTCTTTCAATATCATGGAGCAGAGCACATGACGATACACGCGTACGAACACGGCGAAGAGTTAACAGTGGAGAATGTTAGGAAATATTCCACTGTACATCCAAGGTGTGGAACCAACTTCGTCATGATTTTTCTGATAGTCGCTATCGTTCTGCTCAGCGTTTTTGGAGCGCTTATAGAGCTCTCTGTGTGGACAAGAATAATTTCAAGGTTGATTTTACTCCCGTTCGCGGCAGGAATTTCTTATGAGTTTCTAAAACTTGCCGCCTTCTTCGAGGGAAAGGGATGGATAAAAGTCTTGTACTTTCCGGGTTATCTTCTTCAGTACTTGACTACGGCAAAGCCAGATGACTCACAGATCGAAACCGCGATAGTCGCTTTGAAACAGGCTGTAAGTGAAAAAGAGGATAATACAGATCACCAAGTAAAGGAAGAAGGTCTGGAACTTCTCGGATAA
- the amrA gene encoding AmmeMemoRadiSam system protein A: MIGEHPYVKWAIRVIENYVRYGKIIEPDENVPKELFKRKAGAFVTLHKTDGSLRGCIGTFLPTKPNLALEIRDNAIAAATQDPRFPPVTPDELDDIEVHVDILSTPEPVRDLSELDPKKYGVIVMKGWRRGLLLPDIEGVNTVEEQLRIAKLKAGIPEWDDEVEIYKFTVERYK; encoded by the coding sequence ATGATAGGTGAGCATCCTTATGTGAAGTGGGCAATCAGGGTTATAGAAAATTACGTAAGATATGGGAAAATAATAGAACCTGACGAAAATGTACCAAAGGAGCTTTTTAAAAGAAAAGCAGGAGCTTTTGTAACTCTTCATAAAACGGACGGTTCATTGAGAGGATGTATAGGAACTTTTCTGCCCACGAAACCAAATCTTGCCCTTGAAATAAGAGACAATGCCATAGCTGCTGCTACTCAAGACCCTCGTTTTCCCCCGGTTACTCCTGATGAACTGGATGATATAGAAGTCCACGTCGACATTCTCAGCACACCTGAACCCGTGAGAGACCTCTCGGAGCTCGACCCCAAGAAGTACGGCGTGATAGTTATGAAAGGTTGGAGAAGAGGGTTACTCCTTCCAGATATAGAAGGTGTCAACACCGTGGAAGAGCAACTCAGAATAGCCAAACTGAAAGCAGGTATCCCGGAGTGGGATGACGAGGTAGAAATATACAAGTTTACAGTCGAACGTTACAAGTGA